A window from Culex pipiens pallens isolate TS chromosome 3, TS_CPP_V2, whole genome shotgun sequence encodes these proteins:
- the LOC128093655 gene encoding uncharacterized protein LOC128093655 produces the protein MAAAKQRLSDCLVRRQGIETMRNQVEKFIAKFNAETDTCQIPVRLESLDRAYREFLEVQAELERTDKSEYLETHLTERADFETRYCEAKGFLLSKRTEEQNLTAMNSTMNTSQPTHPVSFHLRLPKIDLPKFDGDFSRWLSFRDAFTSMVHSNPDIPTVAKLQYLLNSLVDKAALQFENVEIEADKYAPTWDELLKRYDNKRFLKRKLFHALYDLPSLKRESASDLRTLVDDFHRHVKALEKLKEPVAHWDTPLVSILCYKLDSRSLRAWEEHTSKDEVVTYAMLTDFLYQRLRMLESVRETSEQQQPSKVAGTNPHPFQKKPFKVVSNAVASRTYSNNPQCLACSESHRLFECPVFARKSIQQRQDLVYQKRLCWNCFRSGHQSRNCLSRFTCQVCHEKHHTLLHRDAPPKMSSTQAAPKKPSQQPIQSTSTSVDPAPSTSNPESQVSLSVQSHRSTVLLETVALEVLGQNGKKYPARALLDSASMCNFITKKLANTLNLRRKKVDIDVAGIGESTKQIKCQLTATIQSKYTPYAAKLEFLILKRPTINLPTIPVDVSQWKLPEVSLADPKFNVPSDIDMVIGGESYHELHTGSKQTLDEGLPLMIETVFGWTVSGKVCIPSPSIPRVCHLTTVDRSLEQALQKFWELEAVEPCSVLTTEETHCEEIYSATTTRDSSGRYIVRLPLTRDPLVTLGASRTIAERRFLSLEKRLERDPTTREAYCKFMDEYERLNHMHKVDDPVDDSIPHCYLPHHPVFKASSTTTKVRVVFDASCKTASGFSVNDLQLVGPVVQEDLLSIVMRFRTYPIALVADCEKMYRQVLLHPEDRPYQRILWRPTPTQPLATYELNTVTYGFASSPFLATRTLLEIAKDEAKNYPEAVEAVKQDFYVDDFLSGADDLPSATRIRKQVSAMLLAAGFPLKKWASNVPEALADVPEEDLAIVPLRDLKDDQSVSVLGLVWDPVSDTLRFKVELPLPAAVLTKRIVMSYIAKIFDPAGFSGPVIVVSKLYMQGLWTLRTKEKHRYEWDRPLPSQLQAEWKAYHSTLEELSKVRIPRCVYLPTAMSVELHFYSDASEKAYGANCYVRCETVKGIQVRLLASRSKVAPLSKLQSIADLELCGAELSVKLYKKVVKAIKKPVEVFFHTDSMIVLQWLQSPPARWKTFVANRVARIQAETDVRRWRHVPGICNPADVLSRGLSPIELVNCLLWWFGPEHLSKSREHWPRSVIPDVDPGTLPGARSKAAVMLITAADPKFSDELFSRFSEYFHLRRAVAYWRRYFRILKAVSKKEKPERPEILTAAELRDAEIALCRVAQRDMFAEDAADLVSKERVSPSSPLKWLNPILHGDGLIRVGGRLSNAAVPDEVKHPIVLLAKHPLSILLAKSYHVDLLHAGPQLMLATIRQKFWIIGGRNLVRQTYHLCKECFQNKPTLVKQSIADLPTSRVTPTRPFAVSGVDYCGPFYIKSPIRNRAPTKAYVAIFVCFATRAVHIELVSDLSTQAFLSALRRFVARRGRPKEIHSDNGTAFKGASNELRKVYSMLKTDQESRKSILDYSAANEITWHFIPPRAPHFGGLWEAAVKSAKHHLLREIGNTNVSYEDMSTLLTQIEMCLNSRPLVPIPSDPSDLEVLTPGHFLVGTNLQAVEELNLADVPDNRLSHWELTQKRFQRIWSRWYPEYLQQLQSRAVKGCKNPVTIVPGRVVLIKDDNLPPTQWPLGRITHVHPGKDGVVRVVTLKTASSEAVVRPVAKIALLPVPAESEQQLNPACSN, from the coding sequence ATGGCTGCGGCGAAGCAACGGTTGTCCGATTGCTTGGTCAGGCGGCAAGGTATCGAGACCATGCGCAACCAGGTGGAAAAGTTCATCGCGAAGTTCAACGCTGAGACGGACACGTGCCAGATTCCTGTCCGTTTGGAGAGTTTGGATCGAGCGTACCGCGAGTTCCTCGAAGTCCAAGCCGAGCTCGAACGTACCGATAAATCCGAGTATTTGGAAACTCATTTGACGGAACGAGCTGACTTCGAGACGAGATACTGTGAAGCCAAGGGATTTTTGCTGTCGAAGCGGACCGAAGAGCAGAACCTGACCGCAATGAACAGCACCATGAACACCAGCCAGCCTACCCATCCAGTATCCTTCCACCTACGCCTACCCAAGATCGACCTGCCGAAATTTGATGGAGATTTCTCTCGTTGGTTATCCTTCCGTGATGCGTTCACGTCGATGGTGCATTCCAATCCAGACATCCCAACAGTGGCGAAGCTGCAGTACTTGTTGAACTCACTCGTGGATAAGGCAGCACTGCAGTTCGAGAACGTGGAGATTGAGGCAGACAAGTATGCGCCAACGTGGGACGAACTGCTGAAGCGCTACGACAACAAGCGGTTCCTGAAGCGTAAACTGTTCCATGCCCTGTACGATCTGCCTTCGCTGAAGCGCGAATCCGCTAGTGACCTGCGTACGCTCGTGGACGATTTTCACCGGCATGTGAAGGCGTTGGAAAAGCTGAAAGAGCCAGTCGCACACTGGGACACACCTCTTGTCAGCATCCTGTGCTACAAGCTGGACTCCAGATCGCTGCGTGCTTGGGAGGAGCACACTAGCAAAGACGAAGTTGTGACGTACGCAATGCTGACCGACTTCCTGTACCAACGGTTGAGAATGCTTGAGTCCGTCCGTGAGACctcagagcagcagcagccgtcCAAGGTGGCCGGTACCAATCCCCATCCGTTCCAGAAGAAGCCGTTCAAGGTCGTATCCAACGCTGTCGCATCTAGGACGTACAGCAACAATCCACAGTGTCTGGCCTGCTCGGAATCCCATCGTTTGTTTGAATGCCCAGTGTTTGCCAGGAAGTCCATCCAACAACGCCAAGATTTGGTGTACCAGAAGCGTCTTTGCTGGAACTGCTTCCGATCCGGACACCAATCTCGGAATTGCTTGTCGAGATTTACGTGCCAGGTCTGCCACGAGAAGCACCACACCCTGTTGCACCGAGATGCACCCCCGAAGATGTCGTCAACCCAAGCCGCGCCGAAGAAGCCATCCCAGCAACCGATCCAATCCACGTCGACGTCGGTGGATCCCGCACCTAGCACGTCGAACCCAGAATCCCAAGTTAGCTTGTCGGTCCAGTCGCACCGAAGCACAGTACTCCTGGAGACGGTTGCACTTGAAGTTCTTGGCCAGAACGGAAAGAAGTATCCTGCTAGAGCCCTGCTCGATTCGGCGTCCATGTGCAACTTCATCACGAAGAAGCTTGCGAACACCCTGAACCTCCGTCGAAAGAAGGTCGACATCGATGTAGCAGGTATCGGAGAATCCACGAAGCAGATCAAGTGCCAGCTGACTGCAACCATCCAATCCAAGTACACTCCGTACGCTGCTAAGCTCGAGTTCCTTATCCTGAAGAGACCGACGATCAACCTGCCAACCATCCCAGTCGACGTATCCCAGTGGAAGTTACCTGAAGTTTCGTTGGCAGATCCCAAGTTCAACGTTCCGTCCGATATTGACATGGTTATCGGCGGAGAATCCTACCACGAGCTGCACACTGGCAGCAAGCAGACCCTCGACGAGGGCCTCCCGTTGATGATCGAGACAGTGTTTGGGTGGACCGTATCCGGAAAAGTGTGTATCCCATCCCCAAGTATCCCACGTGTTTGCCACCTCACCACTGTTGATCGAAGCCTGGAACAAGCGCTCCAGAAGTTCTGGGAACTGGAAGCTGTCGAACCCTGTTCAGTGCTAACCACAGAAGAAACCCACTGTGAAGAAATCTATTCCGCTACCACCACGCGCGATTCGTCGGGTCGTTATATCGTTCGCTTGCCACTCACCCGCGATCCGCTCGTCACCCTCGGCGCATCCAGAACAATCGCCGAACGTCGTTTCCTGAGCCTGGAGAAGAGACTAGAGCGTGATCCCACCACTCGTGAAGCGTACTGTAAGTTCATGGACGAGTACGAACGCCTCAACCACATGCACAAAGTCGACGATCCCGTGGACGACAGCATTCCGCACTGCTATCTTCCACACCACCCGGTATTCAAGGCCTCGAGTACCACAACCAAAGTCCGTGTAGTTTTCGACGCGTCGTGCAAGACGGCGTCGGGATTCTCCGTGAACGACCTGCAACTGGTGGGACCAGTCGTTCAGGAAGATTTGCTGTCGATCGTCATGCGTTTCCGGACCTACCCAATCGCGCTAGTAGCAGACTGTGAGAAAATGTACCGCCAAGTTTTGCTACATCCGGAAGACCGTCCGTACCAACGCATCCTCTGGCGTCCCACTCCAACCCAACCGCTTGCGACGTACGAGCTGAACACCGTAACGTACGGTTTCGCATCCTCGCCATTCTTGGCAACCCGCACCCTCCTCGAGATAGCCAAAGACGAAGCCAAGAACTACCCAGAAGCAGTCGAAGCAGTGAAGCAGGATTTCTATGTGGATGATTTCCTGTCTGGCGCTGATGACCTCCCATCCGCAACCCGAATCCGGAAGCAAGTATCCGCCATGCTGTTAGCAGCCGGTTTCCCGCTGAAGAAGTGGGCATCCAACGTTCCAGAGGCGCTAGCTGATGTTCCGGAAGAAGATCTTGCCATCGTTCCGCTCCGTGACCTGAAGGACGACCAATCCGTGTCTGTGCTCGGACTTGTTTGGGATCCAGTTTCCGACACACTCCGTTTCAAGGTGGAACTTCCGCTACCCGCAGCTGTACTCACGAAGCGGATCGTGATGTCGTACATCGCCAAGATTTTCGATCCAGCTGGCTTCAGTGGTCCAGTTATCGTAGTATCCAAGCTGTACATGCAGGGTCTGTGGACTTTGCGCACCAAGGAGAAGCACCGCTACGAATGGGACCGCCCGCTCCCCTCGCAGCTGCAAGCTGAATGGAAAGCGTACCACAGTACGCTTGAAGAGTTGTCGAAAGTCCGGATTCCAAGATGTGTGTACCTGCCAACCGCCATGTCCGTCGAGCTGCACTTCTACTCTGATGCGTCGGAGAAAGCCTACGGAGCCAACTGTTACGTGCGCTGTGAGACGGTCAAAGGTATCCAAGTGAGACTGTTGGCGTCGAGATCTAAGGTCGCTCCGCTGTCCAAGCTCCAATCCATCGCCGATCTTGAGTTGTGTGGAGCTGAACTGTCCGTGAAGCTGTACAAGAAGGTGGTGAAAGCCATCAAGAAGCCGGTAGAAGTGTTCTTCCATACAGACTCGATGATCGTACTGCAGTGGTTGCAGTCCCCACCAGCCCGTTGGAAGACATTTGTGGCGAACCGAGTAGCACGGATCCAAGCCGAAACCGACGTGAGACGCTGGCGACATGTTCCCGGAATCTGTAACCCAGCCGACGTCCTCTCCCGTGGTCTGAGCCCCATCGAGCTTGTCAACTGTTTGCTGTGGTGGTTTGGTCCGGAGCACCTGTCCAAGTCCCGTGAACACTGGCCACGCTCTGTGATTCCCGATGTCGATCCTGGTACTCTACCTGGAGCAAGAAGCAAGGCCGCCGTGATGCTGATCACCGCTGCCGATCCGAAGTTCTCCGATGAGCTGTTCAGCCGTTTCTCCGAGTATTTCCACCTACGTCGCGCTGTTGCTTACTGGAGAAGATACTTCCGTATCCTGAAAGCTGTATCCAAGAAGGAGAAGCCAGAGCGTCCCGAAATTCTCACTGCCGCCGAGCTGCGTGACGCTGAGATCGCTCTGTGCCGTGTAGCCCAGCGAGACATGTTTGCAGAAGATGCTGCCGACCTGGTCTCCAAGGAACGAGTATCACCGTCGTCGCCGCTGAAGTGGCTCAACCCGATCCTGCACGGTGACGGACTCATTCGAGTCGGCGGAAGACTCAGCAATGCTGCAGTTCCCGATGAAGTAAAGCACCCGATCGTGCTGTTGGCGAAGCATCCGCTTTCCATCCTGTTGGCGAAATCGTACCACGTTGATTTGTTGCACGCTGGCCCCCAGCTGATGCTCGCTACGATTCGCCAGAAGTTCTGGATCATCGGTGGCCGGAATCTGGTCCGCCAAACCTACCATCTCTGCAAAGAATGTTTCCAGAACAAGCCAACCCTAGTGAAGCAGAGCATCGCCGATTTGCCAACCTCACGTGTCACCCCAACCAGACCGTTTGCTGTGAGCGGTGTAGATTATTGTGGACCTTTCTACATCAAGTCGCCCATCCGAAACCGAGCTCCAACCAAAGCGTATGTCGCTATTTTCGTGTGTTTCGCTACACGTGCTGTGCACATTGAGCTAGTGTCGGACCTATCCACCCAAGCTTTTCTTTCCGCACTTCGTCGTTTTGTCGCACGCCGTGGAAGACCGAAGGAGATCCACAGCGACAACGGAACAGCGTTCAAGGGCGCATCCAACGAGCTCCGCAAGGTCTACAGCATGCTGAAAACCGATCAAGAAAGCCGGAAGTCGATTCTCGATTACAGCGCTGCAAACGAGATAACTTGGCATTTCATCCCACCGCGTGCTCCACACTTTGGCGGACTGTGGGAAGCAGCCGTCAAGTCAGCGAAGCACCACCTGTTACGTGAGATCGGCAACACCAACGTGAGTTACGAGGACATGAGCACTCTACTAACCCAGATCGAGATGTGCTTGAACTCCCGACCCCTCGTGCCAATCCCAAGCGATCCCTCGGACCTAGAGGTCCTGACACCAGGCCACTTCCTGGTCGGCACGAACCTGCAAGCTGTTGAAGAACTTAACCTGGCCGATGTTCCGGACAATCGTTTGTCGCACTGGGAGCTGACACAGAAGCGTTTCCAGAGAATCTGGTCGAGATGGTATCCTGAGTATCTGCAACAGCTCCAGTCGCGCGCAGTCAAGGGCTGCAAGAATCCCGTCACGATCGTACCAGGACGAGTTGTGCTGATCAAAGACGACAACCTGCCACCGACGCAGTGGCCGCTAGGCCGAATCACCCACGTCCATCCCGGCAAAGACGGCGTTGTACGCGTCGTAACCCTTAAAACAGCATCGTCAGAAGCCGTCGTCAGGCCGGTCGCCAAGATCGCACTCCTGCCAGTTCCGGCCGAGTCGGAGCAGCAGCTTAATCCAGCTTGCAGTAATTGA